Genomic DNA from Streptomyces sp. GS7:
CTCCGTTGCCTCGCGAGAACTTCGGCGGCGCGGCGGTCCACCTCGGTGGCCCGAATGGAGTACTGTGGCGAGCCCTGGCCCCGGTTCCCGTCCGGCTGCCCGGACCCGCGGGAGGGGCCCTGAAGGCGGCACCCCTCCCTGGGGCGCCGTCGCTCGGCACGGGTGATCGGTGACAGGGCAAGCGGCATGGTCACTGAGCGTTGCGAACTGGTAACCGTGCCATAACGGCGTTTCTGGGCCAAGCCCCGACACGCCGGGCAACTCGGCAATGTTGTGGCAGGCTGCACCCGGGCAGGCCACACTCGACTAGCGGAAGCAGCGACGCACGTGACGTCGGCAGGCACCACCCGGGAGGTCCCCATGCCCGAACTGCGTGTCGTGGCCGTCTCCAACGACGGCACACGGCTGGTGCTCAAAGCTGCGGACAGCACCGAGTACACGCTTCCGATCGATGAGCGGCTGCGCGCCGCCGTCCGCAACGACCGCGCACGCCTGGGCCAGATCGAGATCGAGGTCGAGAGCCACCTGCGCCCGCGGGACATCCAGGCGCGGATACGAGCCGGCGCCTCCGCGGAGGAGGTCGCTCAACTGGCCGGCATTCCCGTCGACCGGGTGCGCCGCTTCGAGGGGCCGGTGCTCGCGGAGCGGGCGTTCATGGCCGAGCGGGCACGCAAGACCCCGGTGCGGCGGCCCGGTGAGAACACCGGCCCGCAGCTCGGCGAGGCGGTCGCGGAACGGCTGCTGCTGCGCGGCGCCGACAAGGACAGCGCCCAGTGGGACTCCTGGCGCCGCGACGACGGCACCTGGGAGGTGCTGCTGGTCTACCGGGTCGCCGCCGAACCGCGCTCGGCGACATGGACGTACGATCCGCCGCGACGGCTCGTCCAGGCCGTGGACGACGAGGCGCGGGCGCTGATCGGCGAGAGCGACGACACCCCCGAGCCGAGCTTCCCGTTCGTGCCGCGGATCGCGCGGCTGCCGCGCGACCGCCCGCTGGACCGTGCCCTGGACCGCCAGATGCCCGATCGCGGCGAGCGCACCGCGTCGTCCGGCGGCGAGGAGCGGGACGAGTCGCGGGGTGGCGAGGAGGCCACCGGCGAGCGGGAGCGGGATTCGCTGACCAGCCTGCTGGAGGCGGTGCCGAGCTTCCGCGGCGACATGGTCGTACCGGAGACCGCCAAGGCGCCGCAGCACGAGGAGCCTTCGGAGGCGGAGGTCGAGGAGCCGCCCGCCCCGGCGGCGAGCGCGGGCGCGGGCTCCGCGTACGCCGATGTGCTCATGCCGCGGGCGGTGGCCGGCCATCGCGACCGGCTCACCGGGACGACGGACCGGCAGGCCGAGGCGGACGGTGTGCGCCCCGGGCGCCGGGCCGCGGTGCCCAGCTGGGACGAGATCGTCTTCGGCACCCGACGCAAGAAACCTGAGTAGCCCAGGGGCGTGCCGGCCGCGCCCGCGCCCCTGATGAGCCCCCGTCCGCCGGCCCCTGCTTCCAGGGGGCCGGCGGACGCCGTCGTATGAGGCCCGTCGCGGGCCCCGATGGGGGCTCAGCCGGGCTGCGGGCCGGTGGCGACGGGCCGGGACGGGTCGGCGGACCATTCGCTCCAGGAACCGACGTACAGCGCGGCGGGGATGCCGGCGACCGCGAGGGCGAGCACCTGGTGGGCCGCGGAGACCCCGGAGCCGCAGTAGACGCCGACCTCGGCGTCCGCGGTGGCGCCCAATGCGGCGAACCGCTCGGCCAGTTCGGCGGCGCCACGGAAGACCGTGCTGCCGTCGGCGACGTTCTCGGTCGTCGGGGCCGACA
This window encodes:
- the sepH gene encoding septation protein SepH; the protein is MPELRVVAVSNDGTRLVLKAADSTEYTLPIDERLRAAVRNDRARLGQIEIEVESHLRPRDIQARIRAGASAEEVAQLAGIPVDRVRRFEGPVLAERAFMAERARKTPVRRPGENTGPQLGEAVAERLLLRGADKDSAQWDSWRRDDGTWEVLLVYRVAAEPRSATWTYDPPRRLVQAVDDEARALIGESDDTPEPSFPFVPRIARLPRDRPLDRALDRQMPDRGERTASSGGEERDESRGGEEATGERERDSLTSLLEAVPSFRGDMVVPETAKAPQHEEPSEAEVEEPPAPAASAGAGSAYADVLMPRAVAGHRDRLTGTTDRQAEADGVRPGRRAAVPSWDEIVFGTRRKKPE